A stretch of DNA from Thalassospiraceae bacterium LMO-SO8:
CCCGGCGGCGCCGTAGGCATCCGCCGCGGCTACCTTCAGGGCATCCAGGCCAGATGATTGCGGCAGCCGCGTCCAGGCGTCGGGCGACAGATCAGGTAAAGGATAAGGCGTCGGATTGATGCCCGTGGACAGATCGACCCAGCCGTCCGGCGGCGTGCCGAAACGCGCCCGGGCGGCGGCGAGATCGCCACCGTGACCTTCAACCCTGAATTCGTCGTCTTGCCGTGGCACGGATGCTCCCTAGCTGCCGGGGCAGTGTACCCTCATTTCGTCGCCACCCCATACCGGGCCGTCAGGCAGGACCACTATCACCCACCCGGCCATGGACGAAAGCCCCAAGGTAGGCCACATTGTCGCCCAATTGGACGGGAATCTTGGTCGCCTCGGCGGTTGCGCCGGTTCGGGAGAGAAGGAGAATCGCTTATGCGCAGGACAATGGCCATGGGGCTGCTTGCCGCCCTGTTTCTGATGATCGCGGACCCCGCGGCCCAGGCGGCCGAAGGTGACGTCGCGGGCAAGGTCCTGCGTCTGAAGAACGACGCCGTGGCCTTGCAGGGCGCGGTGCCCCGGCCCCTGAAAGTCGGCAGCGAGGTTCGCGTCAGCGACGTGATTTCGACCGGCGACGGTGCCCGTCTTGAATTTTCCCTTCGCGACGGGTCGGTCGTCACCTTGGGCGAACGGGCGACGTTCGCTCTGTCGGATTTCGAGGATGCGCCGTCCAAGGAAAGCATCGCCCTGCGTCTCCTTTCGGGCGCGTTCAAGGCCGCGTCCGGATCGATCGCCGCGCGGAATCCCGACGCCATGACGGTCGCCACCAACACGGCGACCATCGGCATCCGCGGAACCACGGTCTGGGGCGGCACGTTGGACACCGCGTTCGAGGTGGCGCTTTTGGACGGCACCGCCATCACGGTGACCACGCGGGCAGGCACGGTGGAACTGAATTCGGTCGGCCAGGGGACGAGCGTTCCGTCGGCGGATCAGCCGCCGGCCGCCCCCGTCACCTGGGCCCAGACAAAGGTGACCCGCGCGCTGGCGACGGTCGATTTCTAGAGCGGTGGACATTTAACCCCGGCCTGGGGAAACTGGCGCCCCCGCAATCGACCGACTGGGTGCCTCTCGTCATGACCATCGACACTGCCCGCCTGACCGCCAACTGGCCCTTTCCCACCACCGTGCGCTTCGGCCCCGGACGCCTGATCGAACTAGGCAAGACGGCGGCGCGCCTGGGCATCAAGCGGCCCCTGGTCGTGACGGACGCGGGTCTTGCCGCATCCGGCATCGTCGCGGCGGCGGGAACGTCCCTGGCCGACGCGGGCCTGGGTGCCGAGGTGTTTTCCCAGGTCAAATCCAACCCCACGGCGGCCAACGTCGCCGCCGGCGCCGACGCGTTCCGGGACGGCGGACATGACGGCATCGTCGCCATCGGCGGCGGGTCGGCCATGGACGCGGCCAAGGCCATCGCCCTGCAAGCCGGTCACGACGGCCCCGCCCTCGACTATGCCGTGGGCGGACCGCGCTACCGGAACATCGACGGCACGGCCATCGCCCCCCTGATCGCGGTGCCCACCACGTCGGGCACGGGATCGGAAATGGGCTATGCCGCCGTCATCTCGGATGAGGACACGCGGACCAAACGCATCCTCTATCACGTCAATCTGCTGGCCCGCACGGTGATCTGCGATCCCGAACTGGTCACGGGCCTGCCCGCGAACCTGACCGCCTGGACCGGCATGGACGCCGCCGTGCATTGTATCGAGGCCTATTGCGCGACCACCTACAACCCCCTGTGCGACGGCATCGCCGCCGAGGGCATGCGCCTGATCGCGACCTGGCTGCCGCGCGCCGTCGCCGACGGCGGCGATATCGAGGCGCGAACCCAGATGATGGCCGCCGCCGCCATGGGGGCCGCCGCCTTCAACAAGGGGCTGGGCGCCGTGCACGCGATCTC
This window harbors:
- a CDS encoding FecR family protein, producing MRRTMAMGLLAALFLMIADPAAQAAEGDVAGKVLRLKNDAVALQGAVPRPLKVGSEVRVSDVISTGDGARLEFSLRDGSVVTLGERATFALSDFEDAPSKESIALRLLSGAFKAASGSIAARNPDAMTVATNTATIGIRGTTVWGGTLDTAFEVALLDGTAITVTTRAGTVELNSVGQGTSVPSADQPPAAPVTWAQTKVTRALATVDF
- a CDS encoding iron-containing alcohol dehydrogenase; translated protein: MTIDTARLTANWPFPTTVRFGPGRLIELGKTAARLGIKRPLVVTDAGLAASGIVAAAGTSLADAGLGAEVFSQVKSNPTAANVAAGADAFRDGGHDGIVAIGGGSAMDAAKAIALQAGHDGPALDYAVGGPRYRNIDGTAIAPLIAVPTTSGTGSEMGYAAVISDEDTRTKRILYHVNLLARTVICDPELVTGLPANLTAWTGMDAAVHCIEAYCATTYNPLCDGIAAEGMRLIATWLPRAVADGGDIEARTQMMAAAAMGAAAFNKGLGAVHAISHAIGAHKDSHHGLTNAVVLPYVLNHNRAAIDDRCAVLARCMGLPHADFTGLMDWTLAIRETFQIPHTLDGLGVTEDDLEALAETAAGDVTARENPVPVDAAALRGVMSCALSGTLG